The region CGCCGGCCTTGAACGCTTCGGTGAAATCGTACCAATTCCCGGGCAGGCCACCGTTCGGTGTCAGCGCCAGGATATCGGCGTACCACGGATGGTTATTGGAGAATCCGGCCGCAAAATGATAATCGCCATTCTCGTCAGGCGTCATTGTGCGGCGTTCAACGCCCAGCGCGCTGTTCCTGACAAGATAGGCGATATGTTCATCCATCAGCCGCTGCCGTTCTTCGGCCAGCGTTGCCTGCATCTGCTTATTGGCCACCGCGCGGATCCGGTTATCCAGATCGCTGCCGCCCATGGTCAGTTCTTCAACGATCTGCCGTTCCATGGCCAGCGCTTCCAGGCGCTTTTCGTTGTGGATTGCGGCAGCGGCTTCAGCCTTGATATTGATTCCGGTCTGCGCCGCGAACCTTGCCATGTGAAGATCGATCCGATCCTGCACTTCCTGATCGATAGGCTTGGCCGCGGCAATCGCCTGAATCAGTTCATCCCCGGAGGAATAGCCGAACAGATCCGCGGCATCGTCCGCCGTCAGCGCCGCCTTGCCGGAATAGATATTCTTCGGCAGCTTGCCTAGGATATCTTCGCCGTAATACTTCACCAGATCGGCGGCGTTGATCTTCATGCCGCCGTCCTGTTCCGGCGTCTGCATTACGGCCAGCGCCTTGTAAACCTGCTGCTGCGATACTTCGTCCCAAATCTCCGGAGTGACGCGCCGGCGTTCTTCAGCCACCCGCGCCTTCTGTTCCTCCGTCAATTCCTCCATCTGTTTGGCCAGCAGGATTTCTTCGGCCGTGGCCCGCGCTTCGGCCTGCAGTTTCAGGTAAGCGTTGTAATCGGCCAGGGAGATCCCTTTGCCCGCTTCTTCCGCGAACAGATCGTGATAACCGGCCATCACTTCCGCTTCAGCTATTTCGTCCTCTGTGGCGATCAGGCGATCCATCAGGCCGCGCACTTCCGGCGTGATCTCCACGTTCAGCCCCTTGATGCTGCGATAGATCCGCGTCAGCCAGTATTTGAACTGCCGGAACACGTTCTGCAGCTTCACGGACGGCGCCTTGCCCTCCAACAGATACGCTTCCCAGCCCCGGGCGAACTTTTCGTGCTGTTCCCTGGTGAACTGGACGCGGCCCCGGGCATCGATCTGTTCCGGCGTGACGCCCAGCCAGGTTTTCGCCGCTTCGAAGTCGGCCAGCGTCTGCGCCGGCGCCCGCCCGGACAGCACCACATCCTGCAGATCTTCAAGGAACAGATGGCCGGTTTCGTGGACGAACGTGGATCTGTCGGCCCGCGGCAGCAGCGTGATGATCACGCGCCCCGGTTCGAAGGTGATCGCGCCGCGCGGCCCTTTGCCAGCAGCTTGGAACAGCGGGAACCCTTCGTTAATCGCCACGTTGCGCAGGCGCGGCGTAATGTCAAAGGCCGCGTTGGAGGAAGATGGCTTTACGCCACCAAATTCAGCCGCAGCTTTCGCGGTATCGGCAAACGTTGCCTTCTCCACTTCCACCCCGAACTGCTTCAGGAACTTATGCGCAATCTGCGGCACCATATTATCATAGAAGGCCCGCATTCCTTCGCCGCCGACTTTGAGATCCAAGCCAGCCATCTGATACTGATATGCACCACCGTAATGCGCTTTTTGCCTTTTGCCGGTTTTAGCTTCCATCCTGTCCGCCATTTCTTTACCAAGAAAACTTTCAAGATCTTGCCTGCTGTCGAAGGTCTTATTCATCGGTTCGCCTCCTGCAAGTTCGAACCAGACCCTGACAGGATAGATATCCTTCATCTTGTTGACTTCATAGGTCATGCCCTTGATATGCTTCGACAGGTCGTAGTGCGCAGCGTTCTGCTCCCCGGTGGCGAAGGCAACGCGGAAATACCCACCTTCCGCAGCCATGCGGATAACCTGTTTCAGCGCCAACGTGACCCATTTATCGGTAGCGGTGACAAAGGGGGCTTCGGGAACACTCCCTATTTGCGACTTATGGGCCTCCATTATTTCATAAGCTCTTTGTTCAGTCGCATGCCGACTAACCCATCTATCACCTTCTAAAACCACCCAAGGGTGTTCAGCATCTTCTTTCGGTCTGTGTTCAACCCTGTATTCGGATCTGAACCCCTTCTTCCGGCCCTCCTGCGCCCAGTCGGACTGAATTTCTTCAACGAACAGCACTTTTTTGCCGTCGCCGTCAACCCGATCAGTCAGACGAACGTGGGCGATGACGTTAGCTTCGTCCCAATGGGAGGAACTATAAACGGTTTCAGAAACGCCGCCTAGCTGATGGTGAATGGCTTGTTCTTCGGGATTCATATCGTAAATCCATCTATCGCCGTATTTTTGATACATTGATTCAACAAATTGGCGATACTTCGTTGGTAGCGTCAGCAGCACTTCGCGGTAATTATCGCCACCAGGAACAACGTACCGGCTGTATTTGGTGTTTCCGCGCCTGGCGTTTTCCTGCTCAACAAACTCCCGCGCTTCCCCTTCAAACTCAAATCCGGCAACCACTTCTTCCGTGTCCGTGGTGAAAACCTGCCATATCCCATCTTCCGGATCCTGGCTGTAATTCAGCCGACCTTCGTTGCCGGCACCTTTTTGCACCACATCAACGCGGATCGACCCTTCGGCGGCGATGAAATCCATCACTTCCGCCTTGCTGACTTTCTTCCTGCCGGCCAAAAACTCTTTAAGGCCTGACCACTTCACTTCATCATCTTTCACCCCGGCCTTCTTTAGCATACCAAGCAGCTGATCCGGCGCAAAAGTGTCCTGCTTCAGTTGCGTCAGTTCATAAGCCAACTTGGAAAAGAAAGTCGGTCCAGGAGCAGGTTCAACCTGGTTGATCTGCTGTCGCAGTTCCGGATCATACCGGAAATCCCGGCCGTTGAAATGGATGATCGCGTTGCTGTCCATAACAGGCGCCGTCACGCGCCGGCCATCCACCGTCAGCCCCAGGCGCATCATTGTATCCCTGGCTTCGATCTCGCCGGCCAGCTGCCGGTAAGCCTGCAGATCAGACTTGCCGCGCATCTTGCCGTGGACGCCTTCCCAGCGCTGCAGCATATCATCCGTAACGGCCGGATTCTGCGACAGCTTGAACGCTTCGTAATCCGGGAAGATATCACCCAGGCCCGCGGCAACATGGTCCGCCAACAGCTTTTGATACTGTTCTTCCGGCGTCATGTTTTCGCCGGCCTGCGGCAACCACGCCCGCAGCGCCGAAGCGCCCTGCATCTGTTCAGCCTTCTTCCGCACTTCGGTCATCAGTTCCACGGATCCGCCGCTGGCGAAATCTTCTTCCTGCTGGATCAGATGCTGAATTTCGTGCATCAGGATCCGCATGGCGTGATCCGGGCTTTTCGCGCGGATTTCAAAACTTTCGCCATTGATAGGATCGATGTTCATCCGGCCACCGGAATTAGCGTTCTGATCAATGATGATCGAAGTCGGAATATAGGCCAGATGCGGGTAAGCAGCGAACAGCGCGGGATGATCAAGCAGCCTGCCGAGATCGTTTTCGATCATCATTCCCTGCTGACCAACGTTGAACTTGAACTGCGCATCAGTATCGTTGATCTCCCAGCGCCACTTCCCATCCATGCCTTTATGCCATCCGGTGTTCTGGCGGATCGTTTCCGGATCAAATCCCTGGTATTCCAGTTCCTGCGCCTTCGCCAAATTCAGCATATCGGCGGTATCGGCCTGGACGCCGGCATACTGGAAGAAGGATTGTCCACCCATCCGGCCGGTTACTTCCCGGATATATTGGTTCACGGACGGATGCCCATCGGCCTGCGGCGTGTTCGGATCGTACAGAGGTTTCCCCTGCTGCAAGCTGCGGGCATATTCCGGACCGGCATACCACGCCGCAGCAACAAGTTCGGGGGAACCGAACTCTTTCATGTACTGCTGGATCTTGAACGCAGCAACGCGGTCCTGGTTCGCTTCCGACATATCGGCGGGATCCACGCCGGCTTCCTGCGCCCACACCGGCCAGTTATCCGGCATGATCTGATATTTCCCCGCGGCGCCGCTATACTGATTGACCACGTTCGGATCGCCGGCACTTTCCTGCGCGGCGATAGCGGCGATCAGACGGTCAGAAACAGGCCCGAAGTTGGGGGAAGTAACCGGGATCCGGCCGGCCGGCATCGCTTCACCCTTTTCGATGATGATGCCCTTGCGCTTGAACCATTCAACCGGCGTGATCCCCAGCTGCTTGGATGCAACCATGGACCGCGCGGCGATGATCTGCGCATCGGCCGCGGCCACTTCCGGCTTCCGTCCCTCCGCGATCAGCTGCATCTTGATCTGTTCAGCCACCTGATTCGCCTGCTGCGCTTCCTCGCTTTGAACCGCCAGGATCCCCTTGGCCTTGTCCAGTTCCTGCTGATAATACTCTTGCCGGCGCTTCGTGAACTCCTGCGATTCCCGATAGGACATATCATCTTCGCGCAGCTTGATATCCGGCGCCAGCTGCGCGTGATGTTCAGTCCCGGCCAGCTTCGCCTGATAGACTTCCAGGGGGATGGACAGATCGCCACCGGCCGCAAGCTGTTCGGCCAGCTGCTGATCGATCCCCAATTCCTGCGCCACCTTCGGCGCATTGTCCTGAAAGTAGGCCACGAACTGCGAAGCGGAAATGTGGATGTTCTCCACCGGCCCATCCTTCTTGACCTCCCGGATAAAATCCTGATAGGCAGAAGGAAGGCGCCCCAGCGTTTTGGACGCAGCCGCGTTTTCGCCTAGCGCCTGGATAACCTCCATGTTTTGCTGCGCCTTTGCAGCGCGCGCGCTATCGTGGATGAATCCGCCCATAGGCCCGGGCAGCGCCAGGATGGAAAAAGCCTGAACCGATTGCACGCCGGTTTCGGCCAGCCGGCTGGTATACGTTCCTTCCGGGACCGGCGCGAAGGATTGCCCGGATACCTTCTTCGATCCTTCCAGGCCCAGGATGGTGATCCCTTCCTGCAAGATCTCCGTGGCCGTTTCCTTCGACACCACGCCGGCATACTTCTTGGCGAAATTCACGAACGCATCGGAATATGTCCGGTTGCGCAAAATCTCCTTCATGCTGTCCCTGGACAGTTTGGCCACCAGCTTATCGGCGCCGGGGATGCTTTCCATCAGCCATTTCAACTGAAACGCTTCGATGCCGGCATTGGCTGCGCCGACCATGATGGCGGCGACCTTGGCCACATCCCGATCAATCGGATTCCCGCTGATATCCTTGGTGCTAATGAACTCCCGGAACGCCGAACCAGCTTCCAGCTTGAACGCGGTTTCCATGGCGCCGGTATACATGCCGGCCGTCATAGCGGCCATGCCCGCAGGCGCAGCTGCCGGCAAGCCCACGCCGGTCAGCGCCGCGCCACCGGCCACCGTGGCGCCGCCGATAGCGCCATATTTGCCGCCAGCCTTCAGCTGTTCAAGCAGCTGCGGCGCTAACTGCGCAGCGCCGAAGAAACTGGCCGGGAACCATCCTTCCGGCCCGATCTCCGCTTTCATTTCAGCTTCAAGCTGCTGCGCCCTGGCTTCCAGCGCCGCATCCGTATTGCCAAAAATCTGCTTACTGCCGATATCAGCCAGTTCCAGCTGCTTGTTCCCGGACTTCCACCCGCGCTTCAGGCTGTCGAAGAACCATTCGGTTTTCGCAAGATTCTCCACATCATCCTTGGCCACGGCCATGTTTTCCGGCCGCTGCAGGAAGGCAGACAGCTTCGGCGCCCGCTGGGAGATCATTCCCCAATCGTAATTCGGCCCCTTGCCCTGCTTCAATATTTCGATGGCCTGATCACGGTTCGCCTTGTTCGCTTTGAAGATCCACACAGGCACGTTCAGTTCCCGGGCAAGTTCCTGATCCATCGCTTCCTGATCCGGATCCGTATCGGCAACCAGACCATAGGCTGCGGCCAGTTTTTCAGGATCCACGGCCGGCTTATCTTTGGGCAGGTTGCGGCCGGCGAAATCCATGATGCGCTGCCCCAGCGAACCGACAGGCTGCGGTTGACCCGACACGGCGCCGGATACCTTTGCCTGATCTTCCTCCGACAGCGGGCGGAATGATCCCCGCGTGAACGGCTGCGGCTGCGGCACGTCCACCGGCGCAGAAACGCCGAGCAAAGGCGCCTGCTGCGCCAGCTGCCCCGGCCCCAGCAGCGCCTGATCCTGATCGTTAAGCGGTTTTATTTCAGCCATGAATTACCCACCTTCCTTTAGGGGATCCATTCGTTCCACCTGCCGGTTTTCGGATCCTGGAACACCCAGCCCCCCTTCCCGTTGTTTATTTTGGTGTTCCACATCGAACCGGCAGGCGCACCAACAGGCGGGGTTATCTTGAAATTAAATTCATCCTTGTTAAACCAGAACTTCCGCTGCTCGACAGTTACCTTGCCAACCAGATCCTGGACGATCTGTTCGCGTTCATCGACAGTCGGCGCGCGCCCCTTCTCGCCCTTGAACGCATCGATCCGCTGCGAGATCCCAGCCCACAGCTTGCCGTAATCTTCTTCCTTGACGCCGGCCTTCTTCGCAATCCTGGTAACGTCCGCGGCCCAGCCGAACCCTTCGTCGCCGTTCGTCCCTTTCAGGATCGCATTGAAGAAATGTTCGTAATCGCTATCTGCCAGCAGATGGCCGTAATTCATGCGCAGCTGCGTGATGTTGATCTTCCCGGTCTGAACGGCCAGATTGACCTGTTCCCACACTTCCCGCGTGGTATGCTTCGGCCGGCCGGTTTCATCCAGCCCCATCATGGAAAGCGCATGCGATTGAAGCGACAGAAATTGCTTCCCGGTCAGTCCCGATCCGCCCAGGATCTGCTGCACATTCTTCGGCGTCAACTGGCCGGCCGCTTTCAGCTTGACCAGCTGATCAATGCTATCGTCATACGCTTTTTCGTGCAGGCGGTCCTGATTGTTTTTCCGGAACGCCACTTCATGCCGATATTGGCCGATATAGTATTCCAATTCCGGCGCCGCCAGGTTGCGGCCTTCCAGATCCTTGCGGGCGGCTTCGGTGTCAAAACCGTACTTCGCCCACAGTTCCTTGTTCAGCACCTGGGACTTATCGATCCGTTCCTGCTTCATAATGTCGGCGTTGATCGCTTCCCTGCGCTGGGACGAAATTTCGTCCTTGTGTTCGTCATACCAGACGCGGGCGCTGCGGCTGTCGTATTTGCCGAGCATGGCCCTGATCGTGCTTTCGTGCAGGCTGGATATGAAATCTTTCTTTTCGGCCAGGATAGCTTCCGGCGCGTGCTTGCCAACCATCGTGGAATCAATGGCCTTCAGCCCCGCTTCCGCCTGCGCAGCAAAGTGATTCGGATCGTAAGGGTTTTTCCCAACGCTGTCAACCGCTTGATACTTGGCGCCTTCCCGCGTTTCGTTACCCCAACGATCCATTTCCTTGACCTGATGCTTCGAAACAGCTTCACCGACAGCCGAAGCGCGGCCGGCCACGAACTTCAGGAACGTTTCCCGCTGCCGGTCATTTTCCAGGGATTCCAGCACTTCCTTTTCGATCTTGGCCATTTCTTTTTGTGATTGCTCATATAGCCCATCGGCATCTTTGCCCCTGCGGAACATGATACCCTTTTCGGGATTATGAAGGTAATCATTCACCTTGGCCTGATAGGTATTGCTGGCGTCCAGAACCTTCCGCGCGTTTGTTTCTTCCTGCAGCTTGATAGCGTTATCGGTCAGAATGTTGCCGGTTTGCTGAAGCTGCGCACCCAGCGCCCCCTGCGCCCTGGCAACGCCGGCGCCGAAGTCATCCGGATCCGCTGCCGTACTTAGCCGCACCCCGGGCAACGCTTTCGGCATCGTCTGATCCTTATAATCGGGAATGGTGATCCCGCGCCCACCATAGCCACGCATCAGCCGCCACCGCCCTTCGCGCCGGCCTTCTTCATTTCGTACCATTTGTTGGCGACTGACGTGGCGCCGCCGATCAACGTGGTCATGGCGCCCCAGGATCCAGCAGCCCGCGCACTTTGGGCGCCGTAACGCGCCAGTTTCGCCTGATTCCGCAGATCACCAGCCTGCACGTCAAATCCCCAGCGCTCCCGCTGCGCATTGGCGCGGACCGTGGCAGCATCAAGTTCAATTTCTTCATTCGTCCCGGCCAGAATATCAAGCGCGGATCCGCTTGCCAGCAAGCCGTTTGCCCCGATAGCAGCCCGCTGCGCAGCCTTCACATCGGCCCCATACTTGCGCACCTTGCCTTCTTCCACGGCGCCGCGTTCCACCGCATCCGTGGCCTGCCGATCTACCATCTGCGCATTTCTTTCCAGCATCTGCGCTTCGTACTCTTTGGCCCGGGCTTGCGCTTCAGCCTGCGACTTCACCGCCCGCATCTGCGCCACCGTCCCGGCGACCTGAAGGCCGATACCCAATGCGCCATCAGCAACACACATAGCCTTAACCTCCCATCGTAAAGCGATAGAACGGCAGCTGTTCGGCGCCATACCGCACAGCCGCGTGAAAGGTGAACCCGCAGAACTTCAGCCACTTGATTGACAGATCGTTCCGCACGTCCACATGATTCTGAAGAAAGCGATATTCCTGAAGCATCAGCTGCACATACTCCCGGCTGTGACGCAAGAAGGGGATCGTCACCTTTACGATCTGATCCGTTCCCAGCAGCCAAGGCGCCCCGCCGCCCGCCAGACTTAGCCGCGAAGCGCCGAACATGGCCACCGGTTCATTTTTATATAGGATCGTGAACCGCATTCCTGGCCGGCGAAAAGAAAAGTCCAGCGCTTCGGCCGGCGTGAAATGATGGGACGCCCATATCTCCTGACGGTCAGCTTCCCGGATCCGCGGCGCCACCACAGCAATATCTTCCGGCAGCGCCAGCCGAACGGCCGCATCCTTGGTTACTTGGTGAACAGCCATCACATAACCACCTTCGGGATGATCGCCAGAATCGTAACCGGCAGGGGATCCTCCTGGCGGTAAAGCACCCGGCCTTCGCTGTTGTATCCGCCAGCCATGGCCACCCGGATATCGCCAGAATAGAGCGGCAGCGCTTCATCCCAAACGTCCCGGACCATAGCAGCCAGATCGTTCAGCTGCGCCGGATCCGGCCCGAGCTTGCCGCCGCGGGAATTTTCTAGCCGCATCAGCACTTCTGGGATCCGCTTCGGCCGGCCCTGCGCCGTCCCTTCCTGCGTCTGCACTTCGATATTCAGCGTTTCCAATTCGGCCGTGATCGGCAGGCCGGCCGTCACCACCGAATAAGCGGCTGAAGTGGTGGACAGGACGATTTTGCCGCCTGTCACCGTTTTCCGCGGCAGCACGTTGCCATCGGCCAGCACAGCCACTTCTTTCCCTTCCAGATGATGCAGGTTCGTGATCTCCTTGATCGGCGCCCCATCGTGCCGCAGACCGCAATCAACGAACCAGGAATACTTCACGTCCAGATCGTTCGGCAACCGTTCCGCCATGCGTTCGACGTAGCGAACCACCTGGCCGTTCACCAACCGCTGCGCTATGAACCAAACTTCATCCCGGTCCGCCCCGGGTATGGCGCACACGCTTTCGAACAGTCCGTCCGTATCGTGGCGATGCCAAGCGATTACTTCCTGTTCGCGCAGGTATGTCATGCCGAGCAGAACCCCATCGCTTCGGATCATCCACAGGATGCTGTCCGGTTCCTGCTGATAGGCCCATTCATATATTTCGTAGCGCTGCACCAGATGTCGGGAGAGTATGGATAGATCGTTGCCGGTGTACTTGTCCGAATAGAGATCATAACCAAGATCGCGCACCGTAGATCCTTTGTCCTGAACGTACAGGATCCGTTCGCCGACCACCGCAGGATCAACCCAGGCGGCGCCGCGGTATCCCTGGACGCGGGCGCGGATCGTGTTCGGCGTAAGCACCGAATTGGTCCCGGAAGGCCCGATCTCCCATTCGGAGGAAGAAGTCAGCCCGATGATATCCCCCAGCGCCACCAGGGACCGCAGTTCATTGACCTGGCGCGAAACCAGCGTGGCCGTGATCGCATCGTCATCCTTCGGCGGCGATCCGCTGGCGAAATTAACATAGTCGCCAATCTTGCTGAACCAGATGGTTTGCGGCTGATAAAGCGAATTGGCGGACGCAATCCTATCGCTGCTGTCGAAAACAACGCAGGCCGGATATCCGCGCACGTCAGACCATGCGCCTTCCCGCCAATCGTCAGTATTGCCGGTTCCGCCAAGTTCGCTGATCACATCGCACTTCGCCGCCCGCGGTCCGGTGACGCTGGTGATCTTCACAATCCCATCCAGGTTATAAGGATAGGACGATAGATCCACATTCGCCGTTCCGCTGCTCCAACCGTAAGCGGTCACGCGCAGCTGGCACAGTTCATCTTCGGTCCCGCTGTCGTTCGCGTTGAAATCGCCAGCGGACGAATAGAAACGGATCGCCTGCCACGTCGATCCGTTGTCTTTTGACCTTTCAACCTTCAGTTTTCCGGTCCATGTGCCATGCGAGATCAGTTTCCACGTTCCCTTGCACTTGATAGCCGTACTGCTGCCGTTGGTGCTGGCCGCATATGCCACCGTTGAACCCTCGACAAAATGCGTCAGCTTGAACAGCGCCCCCACATGGCCGGCCAAGAAGATATCGAAGTCGCTGGTGATATCCTTGTCTGTGCCGGTCACGGCGGATACTGCCAGATGCTTCGTTTCGTCCAGGTTCGGATCTAGGAACGGCCCGTTTTTATAGGGAAACGCGGTCAGCGTCCAAACATGATGATCGGTTCGGGAAAGCTGCTGCGGGGGATGATTGGAATGGGTGATATACATAACGTCCGCTGATTGCGCGGTTTTCAGATATGCCAGTTCGCCTTCGGTATAAGGAGAGGCTATTTCCACGATCTCCCCGGCCTGCGGATGACCCACAGGATAAACCACTTGCCCGCCGTCCTTGAAAAATCGGATATACTGATGGCCAAATTCCAGCACATACGCCTGCAGCGTGGAGAACTCAAACTTGATTAGGCGGGCCAGCTTGTCCGGGTATTTCGTGGCAGCGATGAACTCCGTCCCTGCGCGGTTCGAAGCGCCGCCATGCGGGTGAACGTAGAAGTTCCGCATTGTCCTGGTTCCAATAGCGTACTTCGCCAGATCAACCCGCGCGGCCATGGCCGGCGATAATTCGCCAGCTGCGAAGCTAGGCTGAATTTGATAAACAGCCATGGCTAAAACCTTGCATCCACATAGGGATTATCATACTGCGGATCTTCAGCACCTTCGTTCGCATCGGCGCGAACCGCACCTTCCAGGACGGTGGCATAAACTTTCAGCAGGTGTTCCCGCAGGTTTTTATCATCGGACAGCGGCACGCTAAGATCCGCGCCGAAGCGCCACGCGATAGCGTCAACAAACTCCGGATCGTACTGCGTTGTGTCGGTGATCCGCGCGTGGAACTCCATGTAGGCGCCGGGAAGGTTCGTATATACCCGCTTCCCGCTGCCGGTAGGCGCAGCCCGCACAACGTACTTGACCGGATTCACATCGCTGATCGTGGTTTCATTGAACAGGCGCTTGATCCGCAGACAGTCGGCCGGATATTGATAAACATAAGACCATTCCGGATCCGTTTCGTTGGCAACCGCGGCCAGCTGCGCCCGCTTCATGCAGAAGTTCCAGGGATAATCCCGCAGCGCACTATCCCGAACATTAGGCCAAAAGAGGTTACAGGCCCGGGCGCTGGGGGATGCCTGATCCAGCGCGGTGATGGTTTGCCCGCCGAAGCGCTGCAGCGCCATATTGCAGATATCAACCAAACTAGCCACAGTTCCACCCCCTTGATAAATGAAGAAGGGGGCGCAAGCAGCACCCCCCTTTCATTTTTGCACTTATTCCGTTGCGGCCAGCGCCGCGAGAGCGTTGGCCAGTTCATCCTTCGTGGCGAAGATCTTTGCCGCGTCCAGCGCCGCGAAGATCGTGGCCTTGTTTGCGGCCGGTTCCACAGTAACGCCTTTTTCCGTGGCGAACAGGATCATGGTGTTTTTCGTGATTCGGTCCAGGCGCTTCATGTCGAAATCGCCGGCGTTCGCAGGCGGATCGGCGGGCGGCTGCACCGGGGGAGCAGCAGGAGGCGCGGGCGGCGGGGTAAATTCCGCCGAAACCACGGATCCGGCGCCGTCAGGTTTGAAGTGTTCGTTCGGCTGCGCTTCCTGTTCGATGAAATCGCCGGGATAGAACAGCCGGCCGTTGAAAGTGCAGTGAACTTTCGCTATCCACTTCATCCGATCTTCACATCCGGCTTGATGGATGCGAACACCTTACCGCCCGAAGGATCGGCGGTAGCAGCCATGGACAGCCTGATCCATTCGTCATGTTCGAACGGCAGGAATGCCTGCATCAGCGTTTTCCCGGCCACTTCCTGATTGATCCCTGCGGCCGGCGTGAAGGTGAACAGATCCACCGGCGTGGTGAACGCTTCGTCAGATGCGGTTTGCACCGTGATCCCGGTGATCTTCTTGCCGGCTGCGAAGGCAGCGGTCAGCGCCACATCGATCAGCAGCGGCCGGTAGGCGCGCCCTTTGCCGACATACACGGCGGTGGAGGTTTTCGGCGTGGCGTCGATGGTCAGGTTTTCGGCCAGGATCAGCTTGGCATCAATGTTAGCCATAGGTTTTTCCTCCTTAAATTAATCTAGGCAAGGGGGGATTCGCTCCCCCCGCCCGATCAGGTCAGTTCGGATTCGGTGTTCAGGATGGCATCGCAGCGCCGGAAGGGAACGCCCCAGAAATGGGTGATCTTCTTGCCGGCGAAGGTGTCGATGGTCAGGTTAACGTTGGCCTTGTTCTGCGCCAGCTGGTCGATCTTCGTCATGGCCTTCCGGTTCAGGTAGATCGCGGCCTTGCCCGCATCGATATCTTCGACACGGTTATAGGCGTCGATCAGGTAATTGATGAAGTTGTCAGCCGTGATCGTGGCCAGATCGATGTTGCAGAGGCGGACGCCATACCGGTAATCGCGGACAGACAGGCCAAGATCCCAATTGTATTGGGATTCATAGGCCCAGAACTCCTTGTTTTGATCGTCATACGCTTTGACGCGGCCATTATCCCGGTAGCGGAAACCGGCCGGCGTACCTTCGGGATAGAAACCGTGGATCTGGTTCTGCCCCCATACGACGATGTAGATGGAAGTCAGCGCGTTGCCGGCGCCGCCACAGTCGATCACGTATTCCGCGGC is a window of Selenomonadales bacterium 4137-cl DNA encoding:
- a CDS encoding DUF2833 domain-containing protein, with the translated sequence MAVHQVTKDAAVRLALPEDIAVVAPRIREADRQEIWASHHFTPAEALDFSFRRPGMRFTILYKNEPVAMFGASRLSLAGGGAPWLLGTDQIVKVTIPFLRHSREYVQLMLQEYRFLQNHVDVRNDLSIKWLKFCGFTFHAAVRYGAEQLPFYRFTMGG